The proteins below are encoded in one region of Juglans microcarpa x Juglans regia isolate MS1-56 chromosome 4D, Jm3101_v1.0, whole genome shotgun sequence:
- the LOC121259400 gene encoding BTB/POZ domain-containing protein NPY1-like, with the protein MKFMKLGSKPDAFHAEGKTVRYVSSELATDAIINVGEVKFYLHKFPLLSKSNCLQKLLLKANEENEDEIHIADFPGGPKAFEICAKFCYGMTVTLNAYNVVAARCAAEYLDMSEDVDRGNLIFKIEVFLNSSIFRSWKDSIIVLQTTKSLLPWSEDLKILGRCIDSIASKTSVDPANISWSYTYNRKLADPGRIVEDGVKFPEKMESVPKDWWVEDICELDIDLYKRVMIAVKSKGRMDGTVIGEALKTYAVRWLPDSVDALVSDAHAWRNKSLVETIICLLPSDKGVGCSSSFLLKLLKVAILVGADESTRENLMNRISLKLHEASVKDLLIPARSPQITVYDVELVQCILNQFLMHEKFNRAVDVEKSEKGAENFVLELGSLLNVGRLIDGYVAEIARDRNLTLSSFIDLAQMIPGSARPIHDGLYKAIDIYLKEHPSLTKVERKKICGLMDVKKLTMDASMHAAQNERLPLRTVVQVLFFEQVRTSAGVRPINNNSCDTSRSTTNTTDEECEKTEAAENGRTLKKQMSKMRIKDEEFGNKGRLAKKGSKNSRSGMQLLPSRSRRIFDKLWAVGKGHGDNKSSDTSGSSQSPTSMVPGDTKSSGSSARHRRHSIS; encoded by the exons atgaagtttatgaaattgGGTTCGAAGCCTGATGCATTTCACGCGGAAGGGAAAACTGTCAG GTATGTGTCATCTGAATTGGCAACGGATGCCATCATAAATGTTGGGGAAGTAAAGTTTTACCTTCACAAG TTCCCTCTCTTGTCCAAGAGCAATTGCCTGCAGAAACTACTATTGAAGGCCAATGAAGAGAACGAAGATGAAATTCATATAGCTGATTTTCCTGGTGGGCCGAAGGCCTTTGAAATTTGTGCAAAATTCTGCTACGGAATGACGGTCACCCTCAATGCATACAATGTTGTGGCTGCACGTTGTGCAGCTGAGTATCTCGATATGTCAGAGGATGTTGATAGGggaaatttaatatttaagattGAGGTATTTCTCAACTCAAGTATCTTCCGCAGCTGGAAAGATTCCATTATTGTTCTTCAAACAACCAAATCTCTTCTGCCCTGGTCTGAGGATCTGAAAATTCTTGGAAGATGTATAGATTCCATTGCCTCTAAAACTTCTGTGGACCCAGCAAACATCTCTTGGTCCTACACGTATAATCGGAAATTAGCAGATCCTGGTAGAATTGTTGAGGATGGAGTGAAGTTCCCAGAGAAAATGGAGTCTGTTCCAAAGGATTGGTGGGTCGAAGATATATGTGAGCTGGACATTGATCTTTACAAGCGAGTAATGATTGCTGTGAAATCGAAGGGAAGAATGGATGGCACTGTGATTGGGGAAGCACTTAAAACGTATGCAGTTAGGTGGTTGCCAGATTCTGTTGATGCGTTGGTTTCTGATGCTCATGCCTGGAGGAACAAATCTTTGGTAGAAACAATCATTTGCTTATTGCCATCTGACAAGGGTGTGGGTTGCTCATCTAGTTTCTTACTGAAACTGCTAAAAGTTGCAATTTTGGTTGGAGCAGATGAGTCAACGAGGGAAAATTTGATGAATAGGATCAGCCTGAAGTTGCACGAAGCTTCTGTCAAAGATTTATTGATCCCGGCTCGGTCTCCCCAAATTACTGTATATGATGTTGAGTTGGTGCAATgcattttaaatcaatttttgatGCATGAAAAGTTTAACCGGGCTGTGGATGTTGAGAAGAGTGAGAAGGGGGCCGAGAATTTTGTCTTGGAACTTGGATCCCTGTTGAATGTTGGTAGACTAATTGATGGGTATGTAGCAGAAATTGCACGTGATCGAAATCTCACGCTCTCTAGTTTTATCGATTTAGCCCAGATGATTCCTGGATCAGCAAGACCTATTCATGATGGATTATACAAAGCCATTGACATCTATCTGAAG GAGCATCCTAGTTTGACAAAAGTTGAAAGGAAGAAGATATGTGGACTTATGGATGTCAAGAAACTGACAATGGATGCATCCATGCATGCTGCACAGAACGAGCGCCTCCCACTTCGGACAGTTGTACAAGTTCTCTTTTTTGAACAGGTTAGAACATCTGCTGGTGTTCGACCTATTAACAACAATTCCTGTGATACTTCACGTTCCACGACAAATACAACAGATGAAGAATGTGAGAAGACAGAAGCAGCTGAAAACGGTAGAACCCTTAAGAAGCAGATGAGTAAAATGAGGATAAAAGATGAGGAATTCGGAAACAAGGGGAGACTTGCTAAGAAGGGCAGCAAAAACAGCAGAAGCGGCATGCAGTTGCTGCCATCGCGATCGAGGAGAATATTCGATAAACTGTGGGCAGTTGGTAAAGGGCATGGAGATAACAAGAGCTCTGACACGTCTGGGAGTTCTCAGAGCCCAACTTCAATGGTTCCTGGAGACACCAAATCCTCTGGTTCATCCGCAAGACACAGGAGGCACTCAATCTCCTAG
- the LOC121259401 gene encoding phospholipase D Z-like yields the protein MEVSTIVLLIFLSTSLSLPSHSESSPGCKAWLAQSIPTDMPHLPRVPGVLSTGDVFRWLAWNSTQRLDVIAQYWQLNAHPEDPRSGDYGYSKADMLRFGAHEGSSVYKALQDAADRNVSIRLLSHSGVYPDYTTEPSNLASGRPNVENVTLLLGEWYGSGIVHTKVWISNRRDVYIGSANNDWKSLTQVKEVGIYLVDCPKIAKKVEVYFDNLWKLAYLNSSAYTKTVSDQQWQTNRKVPCWSRFLDSKESCRSPLPQFVRIPHVAGYPILSDPYMFKISIQTPGHSHLTLRPESSYLSYAPPELSFGRYQADEQAWLDTIKSVGSGGTVRISTMDWLGQSQYLKPTVYWSSLSSAVSEVVFSKHATVKILVAYWAHFINGTDQYLKSLLYSNVLCSSSKYNRCSGKVEIKYYMVPGFNLTGPATQNGTSTGNIYPGYSRVNHGKYAVSDARAHIGTSNLIWDYFYTTSGVSFGTYNPAIVSQLQLVFEADWNSPYAVPVEEIDQDGQFYSS from the exons ATGGAAGTAAGCACCATCGTTCTACTCATCTTCCTGTcaacctctctttctctcccatcTCACTCCGAATCTTCGCCGGGATGCAAAGCGTGGCTCGCCCAATCAATCCCCACCGACATGCCCCACCTCCCTCGTGTCCCCGGCGTCCTCTCCACCG GGGATGTCTTCCGGTGGTTGGCCTGGAACTCTACCCAGAGACTCGACGTGATAGCTCAGTACTGGCAGCTGAATGCCCACCCCGAAGATCCTCGTTCTGGCGATTACGGATACTCGAAAGCAGACATGCTGAGATTTGGTGCCCATGAAGGTTCTAGTGTTTATAAAGCCCTCCAGGACGCCGCTGATCGCAATGTTAGTATCAG GCTACTGTCACACTCGGGAGTTTATCCCGACTATACCACAGAACCATCCAACCTTGCTTCAGGAAGGCCGAACGTGGAGAATGTGACCTTGTTACTGGGTGAATGGTATGGGTCTGGCATAGTACATACAAAAGTGTGGATATCGAATCGTCGAGATGTATATATCGGATCCGCAAATAATGACTGGAAGTCCCTCACGCAG GTGAAGGAAGTTGGCATTTATCTTGTTGATTGTCCAAAAATTGCGAAGAAGGTTGAGGTTTACTTTGACAACCTGTGGAAGCTTGCATATCTCAATTCCTCGGCTTACACCAAAACAGTGTCTGATCAACAATGGCAGACCAATAGAAAAGTTCCATGCTGGTCACGTTTTCTTGATTCTAAAGAAAGTTGCAG GTCACCTCTTCCTCAATTTGTGAGGATTCCCCATGTAGCAGGATATCCTATACTGTCCGACCcttatatgtttaaaatatcaattcagacTCCTGGGCACAGTCATTTAACTTTGCGGCCTGAATCCAGCTATCTATCTTACGCTCCTCCAGAG CTATCATTTGGCAGATACCAGGCTGACGAACAGGCATGGTTAGATACAATAAAATCTGTAGGAAGTGGAGGAACTGTTAGAATTAGTACCATGGACTGGCTTGGTCAGTCCCAATATTTGAAGCCAACAGTTTATTGGTCATCCCTTTCCTCTGCAGTATCAGAG GTGGTCTTCTCCAAGCATGCGACAGTGAAGATATTGGTAGCATACTGGGCACATTTTATCAACGGCACTGATCAGTATCTGAAGTCTCTCCTCTACTCCAATGTTCTCTGCTCCTCTTCAAAGTACAACAGATGCTCTGGAAAAGTTGAGATCAAGTACTATATGGTTCCGGGTTTTAATTTGACCGGACCTGCCACTCAGAATGGAACTAGTACGGGAAATATTTACCCTGGATATAGCAGAGTAAACCATGGTAAGTACGCAGTTAGTGATGCGCGAGCCCACATTGGTACAAGCAATCTTATTTGGGATTACTTTTATACAACATCTGGTGTAAGTTTTGGAACATACAACCCTGCCATTGTTTCGCAACTTCAACTAGTCTTTGAGGCTGACTGGAATTCGCCATATGCTGTCCCAGTTGAAGAGATAGATCAGGATGGTCAATTTTATTCAAGCTGA